From Dethiobacter alkaliphilus AHT 1, one genomic window encodes:
- a CDS encoding ferritin family protein yields MFSPYRCQICGETYLGSDAPDRCPYCGAHGRWMMGAAEWVKTGKVEMSEQSYEDCMKAIQLEVGNAAFYKCAQKNAQTQVTQAIFKRLQKQEAEHAELLAEMAGVEEPDLPDEDCAGNDDAQNLADAHDREQRAIQFYLQVADRAPEKRVQEVFRALADIESEHLKISNIYR; encoded by the coding sequence ATGTTTAGTCCATATCGTTGTCAGATTTGCGGTGAAACATATCTCGGCAGTGATGCTCCTGATCGCTGTCCCTATTGCGGTGCACACGGCCGTTGGATGATGGGTGCTGCCGAATGGGTTAAAACCGGTAAAGTTGAAATGAGTGAGCAAAGTTACGAGGATTGTATGAAAGCCATCCAGCTGGAAGTGGGCAACGCCGCTTTTTATAAATGTGCCCAGAAAAATGCTCAGACACAGGTTACCCAGGCAATCTTTAAGCGCCTGCAGAAGCAGGAGGCGGAACATGCCGAGTTGCTGGCGGAAATGGCAGGAGTGGAGGAGCCGGATCTGCCGGATGAAGATTGTGCCGGAAATGATGACGCACAAAATCTGGCCGATGCCCATGACCGTGAGCAGCGTGCCATTCAGTTTTACCTGCAGGTGGCTGACCGGGCTCCCGAAAAACGAGTACAGGAAGTCTTTCGCGCTCTGGCTGATATTGAATCGGAGCATCTGAAGATATCAAATATTTACCGGTAA
- a CDS encoding methyl-accepting chemotaxis protein — MNIGIIGGGRGGLAILNLLMTIDSVRVLWVADVQADAPALAKARELGIGAVTDFIPKLTEPNLQMVIEVTGVEKVKDLVKANIPEEVAQMDASAAKLLITIVQSREELFKKIYANAEELARYIEQLNESAGQIRASMEQLAGEAEKLANYGETLTETSQTATTEAEKTQQILKIIEDIAKQTNIIGLNAAIEAARVGQAGQGFSVVATEIRKLAENTSVSTKEIGTITSTVKDYMSTINNGIKESGLIAQSQAAATEETLAALESLADVSQRLQKLSADLLKLQ, encoded by the coding sequence TATCCTGAATTTGCTGATGACCATTGATAGCGTCAGGGTACTCTGGGTTGCAGACGTTCAGGCCGATGCACCGGCACTGGCCAAAGCCCGTGAACTGGGCATTGGTGCTGTGACCGACTTTATTCCCAAATTAACTGAACCCAACCTGCAGATGGTTATCGAAGTTACCGGCGTGGAAAAAGTAAAGGATCTGGTAAAAGCAAATATCCCGGAAGAAGTAGCACAAATGGATGCCTCTGCAGCAAAACTATTGATTACCATTGTGCAAAGCCGGGAAGAGCTGTTTAAAAAGATTTATGCCAATGCCGAAGAGTTGGCACGCTACATAGAGCAATTAAATGAGTCGGCAGGGCAAATCCGGGCCAGCATGGAACAGTTGGCCGGGGAAGCGGAAAAACTGGCCAACTATGGCGAAACACTGACCGAAACATCACAGACTGCCACAACAGAAGCAGAAAAAACGCAGCAGATTTTAAAGATAATCGAGGATATTGCCAAGCAGACCAATATTATAGGACTAAACGCTGCCATTGAGGCAGCACGGGTGGGACAGGCCGGACAGGGTTTTTCCGTTGTTGCCACGGAGATCCGCAAGCTTGCGGAAAACACCAGCGTATCCACCAAAGAAATCGGCACCATTACCTCAACAGTTAAAGACTATATGTCGACCATCAACAACGGCATCAAAGAATCAGGCCTTATTGCCCAAAGCCAGGCGGCAGCTACCGAAGAGACTCTGGCTGCACTGGAATCCCTGGCGGATGTTTCCCAAAGACTGCAAAAATTATCTGCCGACTTATTAAAACTTCAATAA